The Thermococcus henrietii genome segment GATGTCGGTGAGGTTGACAACTTCGAGGATTTCACCCTCGTTGAAGAGCCTGAAGGCCCTCTCGGGGGAGAAGCCCCTTCCGATGGCGAGAACGACGTCCCTCGCCTTCCAGACCGCGAGCGGGTCCCTGGTTTCCTTTGTGGAGGTTATGAAGACCTCTCCGGTCTCGCTGTCGACCTCTATCTTGGTTCCGGTGCGCTCCTCGATTTCCTTCTTGGTCTTGCCCTTTCTGCCTATGAGAACCGCTATCCTCTCCTTCGGAATCCTGACGAACTCCTCCTGGTCGCCCTCGGCCACGTAATCAATCTCGCCGAACTCAGGTTCCTCAACCGGTTTTCCGTCCTTATCAACGCGCTCGTACTTCTTCAGGAGTCTCTCAAACTCGTCCATGCTCTCACCTCTCAATCAGCTCGCGGAGCTTCACCTCGTAATCCTCAACCTCAACACCCTTCCTCGCGAAGTAGTTGGTAACGTTCCTCAGGTCGCGCTTTAAAAGCTCGACGCTCATGCGGTTCCTCCTGACGGTGGCCTGCGACCAGTCTATTACAACGGGCCCGTCCCAGAGCAGGACGTTGTACTCGCTCAAATCGCCGTGAACCATGTCACCGCGCTTCCAGAGCCTCTCGATGACGCCGATTAAATAGCTGTAGAGCTCCTCAAAGTCGCTCCTCTCAAGCTCCCTCTCAACGTCCTTCAGCCTTGGAGCTGGCATCTTGTCGCCGATGAACTCCATTACCAGGACGTTGTTGCGGAAGATTACCGGCTCGGGAACGCGGACGGCGTACTTTATCGCCCTCTGGAGGTTCTTAAACTCCCTCCGGGTCCACTGGAAGACGAGCTTCCGCATGTCCTTCGGCAGGTAGCCGATTCTCGGGTCAGCCGCGAGGTACTCCCATATCCTGCGGAACTCGGTGGTGTACGTCCTGTAAATCTTCACCGCTATCCTGTTGCCCTCTGAATCGACTCCTGCGAAGACGTTTGCTTCCTTGCCAGTACTTATTACGCCGTAGAGCTCCTCGATTTTACCGCGACGGTGGAGGTAGGCGAGAGTCTCCTTGGTCGTCCTGTCAAAGACCTCGTTGGCTATCTTGTAGAGCTCGCTGTCCTTCTCCCGCCTATCCCTGAGGCCGAGTATCTCCTCGACTTCCCTTTCAAGGGCTTCCTCGCGCATCGCCACCACTCACGGGCTCAGAACAACATCTCCGCACCGGAGAGGAAGTCCTGGCTTATCTTGCCCTTCCTGAGGAGCCAGTCAACCTGGGTCCTCGTGTAGCGGTAGACGATGTCCCCGCGCTCGTCGGTCTGAACCGGCCAGGGCTGGACGATGACGACGTCGCCAACGCGCATCCACATTCTCCTTCTGAGCTTGCCCGGAATCCTGCATCTCCTTATCTTGCCATCTTCACAGCGGACGTCCATCCATCCGGCACCGAGGGCCTGCTCTATTACACCGAAGAGCTGTCCCTGGCTCCTGTCCGGGAGTGGAACGCGGATAACCTCGTCACCCTCCACCTGCCTGTTCTTCTTTTTACCGCCCCTACCTTTCCTGTACGCCATGAGCATCACCTCCAACCGCTTTGTTTGAGCCCTTATAAGCTTACCCATGCAAAAATTCTCCAACTGCCCTTTGGCCCCAGACTTTTAAAATTTTTGCAACGAGATTACACACTCCTGTCCACTATGGGAACATCAAAGTTTAAAAACGAACCGAAATACTTGAGGTGGGATTGACATGACCGCGGTGGAGGCCGAGAACCTTACGATACTCTACGAGGGCAAACCGGCTTTGAGCGACGTGACGTTCAGGTTAGATGAAGGTAAAACCCTGCTCCTCCTCGGCCCCAACGGCGCGGGAAAAACGACGCTCCTCAAGACGATAGCCTGCTTCCACCGCGAGTACAGGGGAAAGCTCCTCGTCTTCGGAAGGAACCCCTGTGACGCGAGGCACCTGATAGGCTACGTCCCCCAGAGCAGTTCCCTCAACGAGCGCGTTCCGATTACGGCCTTAGAGGTCGTCGCGATGGGCGGGCTCTACAGGAGGGGCTTCGTTCACTTCAAGATTCCCGAGGAGGTTCTGAGGAAGGCCGAGGAGGTTCTAACCTTTGTCGGCCTCGGCCACGTTAAGGACAGGCTCTTCCGCGAGCTTTCTGGCGGTCAGAAGCAGAGGGTTCTGCTCGCGAGGGCTTTAATGAGCGACCCCAAGCTTCTCCTCCTCGACGAGCCCCTCTCGGCATTGGACCCGAGCGCGAGGGCCGAGGTAACGAACGTCCTCAGCAAGATAAAATCCGAGAAGAACGTCACGATGATAATAACGACCCACGACATAAACCCTCTCCTGGAGATAGGCGACCTCGTGATGCTGATTAACAAGAGGCTGATAGCCTTTGGAAGGCCTGAGGAGGTCCTCACCGACGGCGTCATCAAGTCCGTCTACGGCCCGCTGGCAAAGGTAATCCCTGTCGGCGGAAAGCTCTACTGCATAACCGGCGACTTCCACCTCCACAGGGACAGGGGTGGTGGGTTGTGATTCCGGAGTTCATACTGAGGGCAATCCTCGCGAGCATAATGGTCAGCGTCCTCCTCGGCCTGCTGAGTCCGCTGATAAACACCAAGGGCCTGGCTTTCCTCACGCACGCGCTCTTTCACGCCCTCCTCCTTGGAGCCGTCCTCGGAATGATTCTCGCGCTCCTCTTCAACAACTACGCCCTCGTAACCCTCGTCGCGCTCATAGTGACGATTGCAATCGTCCTAATCATAGCCCAGCTCGAAAAGCTCGGCTTCACCCCCGATTCGGCCGTAGGAATAGTGGCGAGCTTCGTTGCGGGCCTAACGGTTCTCGGCTTTGGAATCCTCTACAAGGTCATGGCGAGCAGGCCCTACTTCCCGCTTACCGAGAACATCGTGTCCTACCTGACCGGTGACATATTCCTCATAACCCTCAACAACCTGACGGTTCTAATCCTCGGCGGTGCGCTCATCTTCTTCGTCCTCCTCTTCCTCTACCGCGACTTCCTCTACCTCAGCTTCGACCCGGAGGGGCTTGAGAGCTACGGCGGGAACGCGAGGGCCTACCTCATGATTCTCTACGTCCTCGTGGGGGCGATTGGAGCTTTAATCGTCCAGACTGTCGGCCTGATAACCCTCCAGGTCGTTGCCGTTCTACCCGGGGCGATAGCGCTCATGGTGAGCTCGGATTTGAGGAAGGTCCTCGCGGTTAGCCTGCTTTTAACCCTCGCCGTCCAGCTCTCATCGGTTGTTCTGGCCTACTTCACTGCAATCCCGCCGAGCGGTATAGCGACCATAATGCTGGGCGTAATCTACGGCGCGCTCCTATTCCGGAGGTGAAACCGTGGGACGGAAGATAGCGGGCATCGACGAGGCCGGCAGGGGGCCGGTGATAGGTCCGATGGTCATCACGGCCATAGTCGTTGACGAGGAGAACCTATCGGAGCTTGAGGAGCTCGGAGTTAAAGACTCAAAAAAATTAACGCCGAAGAGGCGCGAGAAACTGTTTGACGAGATTCTAAGCCTCGCTGATGATTACGCCGTTCTAATCCTCTCGCCGGAGGAGATAAGCTCCCGCGAGGGAACGCTCAACGAGTTCGAGGTCGAGAACTTCGCGAAAGCGTTGAACTCCCTGAAGGTGAAGCCCGACGTGATTTACGCCGATGCCGCCGACGTCGACGAGGAGCGCTTTGGGAGGGAGTTAAAGGAAAGGCTGGGCTTTGAGGCCGAGATTGTAGCGAAGCACCGAGCCGACGCGCTCTTTCCGGTTGTTTCCGCCGCTTCAATCGTCGCAAAAGTAACCCGCGACAGGGAAATCGAGGGGCTGAAAGAAAAATACGGCGAAATCGGGAGCGGCTATCCGAGCGACCCGAGAACTAGGGCTTTCCTTGAGGAGTACTACCGGGAGCACGGAACGTTTCCTCCGATTGTGAGAACCGGCTGGAAGACGCTGAGGAAAATAGAGGAAAAGCTCAGGGCGGAGATGGAAACCAAAAAGTCAAAGAAAGGCCAGCTCAGTCTCGAAGATTTTCTGGAGGGGTAGCTTTCTCAGGGCCGAGCTTTTGGAAGGCCCGGTCCTTGAATCCCTTCAGCTTCTCCCGATAGAAGGCCAAGGAGCTTCTGAAGGCCTCCCACCTGAGGAGCTCGTTCAGCGCGACGCCCATGACAACGGCCGCCGATGGGACCAGGGAGGTAGCGTAGAAGCTGAACTGCGTCTTTCCGCCGAGAGCGTACTGGAGGGCAAAGAAGCCTATCGTGCTCCAGAAGACCATGAAGGGCGCGAGGATTCCCCGTTTCCTCCTGTAGAGCCAGGGCATCGCGAAGATTAGAACTACCATGCCGAGCAGAAGAACCGGGTCGGTGCTCGCGAAGACGTTGGGGTTGAAGTGGAACGGAAAGGCCCGGTAATTGACGAACCACTGCCAGAAGGGCGAGGTGTTCGGGTTCGGCCCCTTGTAGCTCAGATGCCACCGGAAGCTCGCGAGGAACTGCTTCAGCCAGGGGACAAAGCCTATGGCCTTTATTATCGTGAGCTCCGGGAGAAGGAAAACGATGCCCGGGATTACCACGACTATTGAGAAAAACCTCACAAAGGATTTCTCCCGCTTGAGCGCCCTCCACAAGAGGACGGGCCAGCCGAAGGCGCCGTCGAGCTTGGCCGCCGCGGCGAGGCCTATCGCCACCGAGGAACCGAGCTCGCTCTCGTAGGCCAGCGCAAGAACGAATACGGCAACGAAAAACGCGGTGTGAATGTCGAGCATGGCCGCAACCGAAGTTGCCTGGAGCGTAGGGTCGGCAACCACGAAGGCGAGCGCTATGAGCGACGCGAGGTAGCTTCTGCTTATCCGGTAAGTTGCCAGAACGACGAGGAGCTCTATGAGCGCAAACTCGATTATACCCGGAAGGCGCCAGTAAATCGGCTTGTCCCCGAGGAGTGCCATGCTCAGCATTATAAGGTCCTTCGCAAGGAACGGGTGCTCTGTGTTGAGGTAGTTCTGGATGTTCTCCTTGTCCGGATACCTGTAACCGGGGACGATGTAGTACGTCCCGGGGGGGAGCTCCTCAGAGAGCCTTTTCAGAAAAGCGGTGTAGTTGGACTTGGGAATCTCGTAGTAGACTCCTGGGAAGTTGTAGTATTCGAGCCTGAAGCGGACGCCGGCGAAGCTCGCAACGGAATCGGCGGCCCCAAGGTACTTGAACTTGTCGCTGTCGTTGGTGAATATCACGTTGACACCGTAGGTGCCGTTGTGCTCGTAGGTGACGTTGATTCCGAGGAGGTGGAGGACGTTCCTGCTCGCGGGCACGTACCAGACCTCGTCGCCGATGTAGGTGTTCAGACTTCTCTGAGAAGCGAAGTGATAGTCGAACCAGACCGTCCCGGCCATCGTGAGGGCAACGATTAGAACGAAGGCAACCCGCTTCCAGTCCATTATTAACACCGCTTAAAATAAGCGGGCAACGTTTTTAAGCCTCTCTCCTTAGGCGAGAACATGCTCGAAGGAATCACAGAGGAAAAAGTCAGGGAGGCAATGGAGCTCATAAAGCGCGGTTTCGACGAGAAGAAGCTCCGCACGAGGCTCGGAAAGGACTGGGAGCTGATAGCTGAGATAGCGAGGGCAAGGATTAGGGCTAAAGACAAGTTTTCGCGCGACGACCTGTGGATGGACCTTGAAGGCCTTCGCTACGCCACCCACGAGGTTGTGGCGAAGTACCGCGCCGAGCGCCTGAAAGAGCTCGGGGTCAGGAGCATCGCCGACGTCTCCTGCGGAATCGGAATCCAGCTCATCTTCTATGCGATGAAGGTCGAGAAAGCCTATGGAATCGATATAGACCCTCTCAAGATAGAGTTCGCCCGGAGGAACGCCGAGCGCTACGGCGTGGATAACATCGAATTCATAAACGCCGATTCACTCACGCCCGAAACTATCGAGAGAGTCGATGCGGAGGTAATCTTCTCGGACCCGGCCAGACCGCCGGAGATGCCCGAGAGAAGGCTTGAAGACCTGCTCCCAAGCCCGCTGGCAATCCACGAGGCCTACAAAGCTAAGACTGACGCCTTCATATTCGATTTGCCCCCCCAGATGAGGCGCGAGAGGGTTCCTTGGAAGGGCGAGTTCGAGTACATCGATTTACACGGCCACCTGAACAGGCTGACCTTCTACACCGAACCGCTCGCCAGAGCGGAGAGGAGCGCCGTAATCCTTCCGGCGGGAGTCAGACTCGAGAGCGACCCAAACCTTGAGAACATCGTCGAGTGGACTGAAAAGCCCGGTCAGTACCTCTACGAGATTCCACAGGCTGTGGACTACGCTGATTTGCTCAACGAGCTGTTCCACGTTCTCAGAGGGAACGCGAAGATGCTTCTCCGCGAGAAGAGGCGCGTTCTGGCTACGGGCGACGAGCCGATTAAGAGTCCCTACCTCAAGAGGACCTACTCAGTCGTTGCCGTCCTGCCCTTCCATCCGGTCAGGATTAACGACCTCCTGAAGAGGGAGGGCTTCGGAAGGGCGACGCTGAAGATGAGCGTCCCGCAGGAGGAGTACTGGAGGATAAGGCGGAAGATAGAGGCCGGGCTGAAGGGCGATAGGAGGGCTTTCGTCTTCAAGGTCGGGGAGAAAGCGGTTGTAGCAGAGGCGCTATAGCTCTTCTATCCTCGCGTTTCTAATCTTCTTCGAGCCTATCCTGAGTTGTTTGAAGTAGTTGACGTGCTCCTCGGGCAGAAAAGCCTCAAGGCTCATTGATTTAAGGCGCTTCTTTTTCTTTTTCGGCTTCTCTTCGGTTTTCGTTTTCGACCTGGCGGAGCCAAGGAACTCGTCGAGCCTCCTGTTCATTCGCCCACCCGGTGAAGGTTGAAGCCGTCGTATAAAGGCTTTTTCCTTGGTTCAACCTTCTTAGGAAAGCTTTTAACTTCCGGGGTTTATCAGGGGAAAGAGTAAAGGCGGGTGGTTGCCATGTGCGGAATCATCGGCTACATCGGCGAGCGACGGGCCTGCGAGGTAATCGTCAAGGGGCTCAAGAGGCTCGAATACCGCGGTTACGATTCGGTTGGAGTTGTAACGGAGGAAAACGGGAAGCTGTACATCAAGAAGGGCGTCGGAAGCGTTGATGATGTCGTTGAAAGGCTCAACCTACTCGACATGCCCGGGAAGCGTGGCGTTGGCCACACCCGCTGGGCGACCCACGGGGTTCCGAACGATATTAACGCTCACCCCCAGAAGGACTGCACCGGGAAGATAGCCCTCGTTCACAACGGCATAATCGAGAACTTCGCAGAGCTGAAGAAGGAGCTGGTCGAGAAAGGTCACACATTTGAGAGCGACACCGACACTGAAGTCATCGCCCACCTCATAGAGGAGGAGCTGAAATCGAGCGAGAACTTTGAGGAAGCCCTCCGAAAGGCCCTCCTTAAGCTTAAGGGTTCGTTTGCCCTCGGAATCGTCTACACGGAGGAACCGGACAGACTCTACTTCGTCAGGAACGAGAGCCCCCTCGTGCTCGGAATCGGTGAGGGAGAGATGTTCGCGGCGAGCGACGTCCCGGCCTTCCTCGAGTACACCAACAGGGTTGTCTTCCTCGACGACATGGAGTACGCGGTCGTTACGAAGGATTCCTGGGTTGTAAAGAGGCTCGAAACCGGTAGGGAAGTCAAGAAGGAGGTCAAGACGATAGACTGGACGCTCGAGATGGCCGAGAAGGCCGGTTTTCCACACTTCATGCTCAAGGAGATATTCGAACAGCCGAGGGTTCTGAGGGACGCAATCCACGGGAACGCGAAGGTAATCCGCGACGTTACGAGGGAGATATCTGACTACGAGAAAATCTTCATCGTAGCGATGGGGACCTCCTACCACGCGGCCCTCACCGCCAAGTACCTCTTCCAGAGGCTCGCGAAGAAGGTTCCGATAGTCGAAGATGCGAGCGAGTTCCGCTATGAGTTCGAGGACGTAATCGACGAGAACTCCCTCGTCATAGCGATAACCCAGAGCGGTGAGACTGCCGACACACTCGCGGCGATGAAGCTCGCGAAGAGGAAGGGGGCGAAAGTTCTGGCCATAGTCAACGTGGTCGGCAGTATGGCGACGAGAATAGCCGATTTAACGCTCTACACCCACGCAGGGCCGGAAATAGGCGTCGCGGCGACGAAGACCTACACGACACAGCTCGCGGTTCTCACGATGCTCGCCATCGAACTGGCCAGAACCCTCGGAACGGCCGATGGAGAGTACCTTGAAAAGCTTGAGGATTCCCTCAGAAAGGTTCCTGACCTTGTTGAAGGCATTCTAAACCTCAGCGAACCGCTCAGGGAGCTGGCAGAGGAGCTGAAAGACAAGCCGAACTTCTTCTACATAGGCAGGGGCATAGGCGTTCCGACGGCCCTTGAAGGTGCCCTAAAGCTCAAAGAGATAAGCTACATCCACGCCGAGGGACTGAGCGCCGGCGAGCTCAAGCACGGCCCTTTGGCCCTAATTGAAGACGGCGTTCCGGTCGTTGCGATAGCGCCGAAAGGGAGGACATTCGACAAGATGCTGGGCAACATCGAGGAGGCGAAGGCGAGGGGCGCCCACGTCATAGCCCTTGGCTCCTCTGAGAGGCTGGGGGAGGTCTCGGACACTTTCATAAGGATGCCAGACCTTGATGAAATCCTGACCCCGATTCCCTACATCGTCCCGCTCCAGCTCTTGGCTTATCACCTTGCCGTGCTGAGGGGCAACGACCCCGACAAGCCGAGGAACCTCGCCAAATCCGTTACGGTTGAATGAGGTGGTGTGAATGAAGACGGACGTTAAAGAAAAGAGGAAGCGGAAGGGCTCAAAGCCCGAGCTATCCAAGTTTTACGTCTATTTCCGAGAGTACGCAATACCCCTGATTGTACTGCTCTTCGCGTACGTCGGCTACAAGATAAGGGCAGTCACATCGAGCTACAAGACGTTCCTCGACCCGGATACGTTCTTCCACTTTGAGATGTACCGCCAGGCCATAGCACACTGGATTCCAAAGTACTATGCCTACGCCGAGCCTCCAATGGGCATAAAAGCCGGAGGCTACCTCGGCCTCTACACCATGCAGGCGCTGTTCTACAAGGTAACCCACGCACTCTTCGGCTGGAGCGAGCTCCACGCCTTCAAGGTTTGGCCGCCGTTCGTCGGTGCGATGATAGTTATAGCGGTCTTCCTCGTCGGCAGGAAGCTCCACTCGAACTGGGCGGGCTTCTGGGGAGCGGCGCTGATAATGTTCATGAGCGCCAACATAACGAAAACCATGTCCGGAAACAACCGTGGTGAAGGGCCGTTCATGATGTTCTTCCTCTTCGCCGTCTACTTCCTGCTCGTTTACCTTGACGAAAAGGCCTGGAACTGGAAGAAGATAGCCGGAC includes the following:
- a CDS encoding KH domain-containing protein, translating into MDEFERLLKKYERVDKDGKPVEEPEFGEIDYVAEGDQEEFVRIPKERIAVLIGRKGKTKKEIEERTGTKIEVDSETGEVFITSTKETRDPLAVWKARDVVLAIGRGFSPERAFRLFNEGEILEVVNLTDIVVGNEKNALPRVRGRIIGRKGRTREIIEEMSGADVSVYGKTVAIIGNPIQVEVARTAIEKLAKGSPHGVVYRYLERRKKDLELESSAYYEAIEGGPENELEE
- a CDS encoding serine protein kinase RIO, which translates into the protein MREEALEREVEEILGLRDRREKDSELYKIANEVFDRTTKETLAYLHRRGKIEELYGVISTGKEANVFAGVDSEGNRIAVKIYRTYTTEFRRIWEYLAADPRIGYLPKDMRKLVFQWTRREFKNLQRAIKYAVRVPEPVIFRNNVLVMEFIGDKMPAPRLKDVERELERSDFEELYSYLIGVIERLWKRGDMVHGDLSEYNVLLWDGPVVIDWSQATVRRNRMSVELLKRDLRNVTNYFARKGVEVEDYEVKLRELIER
- the eif1A gene encoding translation initiation factor eIF-1A, which produces MAYRKGRGGKKKNRQVEGDEVIRVPLPDRSQGQLFGVIEQALGAGWMDVRCEDGKIRRCRIPGKLRRRMWMRVGDVVIVQPWPVQTDERGDIVYRYTRTQVDWLLRKGKISQDFLSGAEMLF
- a CDS encoding metal ABC transporter ATP-binding protein, coding for MTAVEAENLTILYEGKPALSDVTFRLDEGKTLLLLGPNGAGKTTLLKTIACFHREYRGKLLVFGRNPCDARHLIGYVPQSSSLNERVPITALEVVAMGGLYRRGFVHFKIPEEVLRKAEEVLTFVGLGHVKDRLFRELSGGQKQRVLLARALMSDPKLLLLDEPLSALDPSARAEVTNVLSKIKSEKNVTMIITTHDINPLLEIGDLVMLINKRLIAFGRPEEVLTDGVIKSVYGPLAKVIPVGGKLYCITGDFHLHRDRGGGL
- a CDS encoding metal ABC transporter permease, encoding MIPEFILRAILASIMVSVLLGLLSPLINTKGLAFLTHALFHALLLGAVLGMILALLFNNYALVTLVALIVTIAIVLIIAQLEKLGFTPDSAVGIVASFVAGLTVLGFGILYKVMASRPYFPLTENIVSYLTGDIFLITLNNLTVLILGGALIFFVLLFLYRDFLYLSFDPEGLESYGGNARAYLMILYVLVGAIGALIVQTVGLITLQVVAVLPGAIALMVSSDLRKVLAVSLLLTLAVQLSSVVLAYFTAIPPSGIATIMLGVIYGALLFRR
- the rnhB gene encoding ribonuclease HII, translated to MGRKIAGIDEAGRGPVIGPMVITAIVVDEENLSELEELGVKDSKKLTPKRREKLFDEILSLADDYAVLILSPEEISSREGTLNEFEVENFAKALNSLKVKPDVIYADAADVDEERFGRELKERLGFEAEIVAKHRADALFPVVSAASIVAKVTRDREIEGLKEKYGEIGSGYPSDPRTRAFLEEYYREHGTFPPIVRTGWKTLRKIEEKLRAEMETKKSKKGQLSLEDFLEG
- a CDS encoding dolichyl-phosphate-mannose--protein mannosyltransferase, which translates into the protein MDWKRVAFVLIVALTMAGTVWFDYHFASQRSLNTYIGDEVWYVPASRNVLHLLGINVTYEHNGTYGVNVIFTNDSDKFKYLGAADSVASFAGVRFRLEYYNFPGVYYEIPKSNYTAFLKRLSEELPPGTYYIVPGYRYPDKENIQNYLNTEHPFLAKDLIMLSMALLGDKPIYWRLPGIIEFALIELLVVLATYRISRSYLASLIALAFVVADPTLQATSVAAMLDIHTAFFVAVFVLALAYESELGSSVAIGLAAAAKLDGAFGWPVLLWRALKREKSFVRFFSIVVVIPGIVFLLPELTIIKAIGFVPWLKQFLASFRWHLSYKGPNPNTSPFWQWFVNYRAFPFHFNPNVFASTDPVLLLGMVVLIFAMPWLYRRKRGILAPFMVFWSTIGFFALQYALGGKTQFSFYATSLVPSAAVVMGVALNELLRWEAFRSSLAFYREKLKGFKDRAFQKLGPEKATPPENLRD
- a CDS encoding methyltransferase domain-containing protein; amino-acid sequence: MLEGITEEKVREAMELIKRGFDEKKLRTRLGKDWELIAEIARARIRAKDKFSRDDLWMDLEGLRYATHEVVAKYRAERLKELGVRSIADVSCGIGIQLIFYAMKVEKAYGIDIDPLKIEFARRNAERYGVDNIEFINADSLTPETIERVDAEVIFSDPARPPEMPERRLEDLLPSPLAIHEAYKAKTDAFIFDLPPQMRRERVPWKGEFEYIDLHGHLNRLTFYTEPLARAERSAVILPAGVRLESDPNLENIVEWTEKPGQYLYEIPQAVDYADLLNELFHVLRGNAKMLLREKRRVLATGDEPIKSPYLKRTYSVVAVLPFHPVRINDLLKREGFGRATLKMSVPQEEYWRIRRKIEAGLKGDRRAFVFKVGEKAVVAEAL
- a CDS encoding PCNA-inhibitor; this encodes MNRRLDEFLGSARSKTKTEEKPKKKKKRLKSMSLEAFLPEEHVNYFKQLRIGSKKIRNARIEEL
- the glmS gene encoding glutamine--fructose-6-phosphate transaminase (isomerizing), which translates into the protein MCGIIGYIGERRACEVIVKGLKRLEYRGYDSVGVVTEENGKLYIKKGVGSVDDVVERLNLLDMPGKRGVGHTRWATHGVPNDINAHPQKDCTGKIALVHNGIIENFAELKKELVEKGHTFESDTDTEVIAHLIEEELKSSENFEEALRKALLKLKGSFALGIVYTEEPDRLYFVRNESPLVLGIGEGEMFAASDVPAFLEYTNRVVFLDDMEYAVVTKDSWVVKRLETGREVKKEVKTIDWTLEMAEKAGFPHFMLKEIFEQPRVLRDAIHGNAKVIRDVTREISDYEKIFIVAMGTSYHAALTAKYLFQRLAKKVPIVEDASEFRYEFEDVIDENSLVIAITQSGETADTLAAMKLAKRKGAKVLAIVNVVGSMATRIADLTLYTHAGPEIGVAATKTYTTQLAVLTMLAIELARTLGTADGEYLEKLEDSLRKVPDLVEGILNLSEPLRELAEELKDKPNFFYIGRGIGVPTALEGALKLKEISYIHAEGLSAGELKHGPLALIEDGVPVVAIAPKGRTFDKMLGNIEEAKARGAHVIALGSSERLGEVSDTFIRMPDLDEILTPIPYIVPLQLLAYHLAVLRGNDPDKPRNLAKSVTVE